In Strigops habroptila isolate Jane chromosome 14, bStrHab1.2.pri, whole genome shotgun sequence, one genomic interval encodes:
- the LOC115616512 gene encoding myosin heavy chain, skeletal muscle, adult isoform X3 produces MTSPDSEMAAFGEAAPYLRKSEKERIEAQNRPFDAKTSVFVAHPKESFVKGTIQSKEGGKVTVKTEAGETLTVKEDHVFPMNPPKYDKVEDMAMMTHLHEPAVLYNLKERYAAWMIYTYSGLFCVTINPYKWLPVYNPEVVLAYRGKKRQEAPPHIFSISDNAYQFMLTDRENQSILITGESGAGKTVNTKRVIQYFATIAASGEKKKEDQPGKMQGTLEDQIISANPLLEAFGNAKTVRNDNSSRFGKFIRIHFGATGKLASADIETYLLEKSRVTFQLHAERSYHIFYQIMSNKKPELIDMLLITTNPYDFHYVSQGEVTVPSIDDQEELMATDSAIDILGFTPDEKTAIYKLTGAVMHYGNLKFKQKQREEQAEPDGTEVADKAAYLMGLNSADLLKAMCYPRVKVGNEYVTKGQTVEQVNNAVGALAKAVYEKMFLWMVVRINQQLDTKQPRQYFIGVLDIAGFEIFDFNSFEQLCINFTNEKLQQFFNHHMFVLEQEEYKKEGIEWEFIDFGMDLAACIELIEKPMGIFSILEEECMFPKATDTSFKNKLYDQHLGKSSNFQKPKPAKGKAEAHFSLVHYAGTVDYNITGWLEKNKDPLNETVIGLYQKASVKTLALLFANYGGADAGQLYAGGGKKGGKKKGSSFQTVSALFRENLNKLMTNLRSTHPHFVRCIIPNETKTPGAMEHELVLHQLRCNGVLEGIRICRKGFPSRVLYADFKQRYRVLNASAIPDGQFMDSKKASEKLLGSIDVDHTQYRFGHTKVFFKAGLIGLLEEMRDEKLAEIMTMTQARCRGFLMRVEYRKMVERRESIFCIQYNVRSFMNVKHWPWMKLFFKIKPLLKSAESEKEMANMKQEFEKTKEELAKSEAKRKELEEKMVALLQEKNDLQLQVQAEADSLADAEERCDQLIKTKIQLEAKIKEVTERAEDEEEINAELTAKKRKLEDECSELKKDIDDLELTLAKVEKEKHATENKVKNLTEEMAALDETIAKLTKEKKALQEAHQQTLDDLQVEEDKVNTLTKAKTKLEQQVDDLEGSLEQEKKLRMDLERAKRKLEGDLKLAQDNIMDLENDKQQLDEKLKKKDFEISQIQSKIEDEQALGMQLQKKIKELQARIEELEEEIEAERTSRAKAEKHRSDLSRELEEISERLEEAGGATAAQVEMNKKREAEFQKMRRDLEEATLQHEATAAALRKKHADSTAELGEQIDNLQRVKQKLEKEKSELKMEIDDLASNMESVSKAKANLEKMCRTLEDQLSELKTKEEQNQRMINDLNTQRARLQTESGEYSRQVEEKDALISQLSRGKQAFTQQIEELKRHLEEEIKAKNALAHALQSARHDCDLLREQYEEEQEAKGELQRALSKANSEVAQWRTKYETDAIQRTEELEEAKKKLAQRLQDAEEHVEAVNAKCASLEKTKQRLQNEVEDLMIDVERSNAACAALDKKQKNFDKILAEWKQKYEETQAELEASQKEARSLSTELFKMKNAYEESLDHLETLKRENKNLQQEISDLTEQIAEGGKAIHELEKVKKQIEQEKSELQASLEEAEASLEHEEGKILRLQLELNQVKSEIDRKIAEKDEEIDQMKRNHLRIVESMQSTLDAEIRSRNEALRLKKKMEGDLNEMEIQLNHANRVAAEAQKNLRNTQGVLKDTQIHLDDALRTQEDLKEQVAMVERRANLLQAEVEELRAALEQTERSRKLAEQELLDATERVQLLHTQNTSLINTKKKLETDIVQIQGEMEDTIQEARNAEEKAKKAITDAAMMAEELKKEQDTSAHLERMKKNLDQTVKDLQLRLDEAEQLALKGGKKQIQKLEARVRELEGEVDAEQKRSAEAVKGVRKYERRVKELTYQSEEDRKNILRLQDLVDKLQMKVKSYKRQAEEAEELSNVNLSKFRKIQHELEEAEERADIAESQVNKLRVKSREFHGKKIEEEE; encoded by the exons ATGACCTCTCCGGACTCTGAGATGGCCGCCTTTGGGGAGGCGGCTCCTTACCTCCGAAAATCAGAAAAGGAGAGAATCGAGGCCCAGAACAGACCTTTCGATGCCAAGACATCGGTCTTTGTGGCCCATCCTAAAGAATCCTTTGTGAAAGGGACAATCCAGAGCAAAGAAGGAGGGAAGGTCACTGTCAAGACTGAAGCTGGAGAG ACCCTGACCGTGAAGGAAGACCACGTCTTTCCCATGAACCCTCCCAAGTACGATAAAGTCGAGGACATGGCCATGATGACCCACCTCCACGAACCCGCTGTGCTGTACAACCTCAAAGAGCGTTATGCAGCCTGGATGATCTAC ACCTACTCGGGTCTCTTCTGTGTCACCATCAACCCCTACAAGTGGCTGCCGGTGTACAACCCGGAGGTGGTGTTGGCCTACCGAGGCAAGAAGCGCCAGGAGGCCCCTCCACACATCTTCTCCATCTCTGACAACGCCTATCAGTTCATGCTGACTG ATCGTGAGAACCAGTCGATCCTGATCAC CGGAGAATCCGGAGCAGGGAAGACTGTGAACACGAAGCGTGTCATCCAGTACTTTGCAACAATTGCAGCGAGcggggagaagaagaaagaagatcaGCCAGGCAAAATGCAG GGAACGCTTGAGGATCAAATCATCAGCGCCAACCCACTGCTGGAGGCCTTTGGAAATGCCAAGACCGTGAGGAATGACAACTCCTCACGCTTT GGCAAATTTATCAGAATCCACTTTGGGGCCACAGGCAAACTGGCTTCTGCTGACATTGAAACTT ATCTGCTGGAGAAGTCCAGAGTCACTTTCCAGCTCCACGCAGAAAGAAGTTACCACATATTTTATCAGATCATGTCCAACAAGAAACCAGAGCTAATTG ACATGCTCCTCATTACCACCAACCCATATGATTTCCACTATGTGAGTCAAGGTGAGGTCACTGTTCCCAGTATTGATGACCAGGAGGAGCTCATGGCTACAGAT AGTGCCATTGATATTCTGGGCTTCACTCCTGATGAGAAGACAGCCATCTACAAACTAACAGGGGCTGTCATGCACTATGGGAACCTGAAGTTCAAGCAGAAACAACgagaggagcaggcagagcctgATGGCACTGAAG TGGCTGACAAGGCTGCCTACCTGATGGGCCTTAATTCAGCTGATCTGCTCAAAGCCATGTGTTACCCCAGAGTCAAGGTTGGGAACGAATACGTGACCAAAGGTCAAACAGTTGAACAG GTGAACAATGCAGTTGGTGCCCTGGCAAAAGCCGTCTATGAGAAGATGTTCTTGTGGATGGTTGTTCGTATCAACCAACAGCTGGATACCAAGCAGCCCAGACAGTACTTCATCGGTGTCCTGGACATTGCTGGCTTTGAAATCTTTGAT TTCAACAGCTTTGAGCAGCTGTGCATCAACTTCACCAATGAGAAACTGCAACAGTTCTTCAACCACCACATGTTTGTGCTGGAGCAAGAGGAAtacaagaaggaaggaattgAATGGGAGTTCATTGACTTTGGGATGGACCTGGCTGCCTGCATTGAGCTCATTGAGAAG CCCATGGGCATCTTCTCCATCCTGGAAGAGGAGTGCATGTTCCCCAAGGCAACTGACACCTCTTTCAAGAACAAGCTCTATGACCAGCATCTGGGCAAGTCCAGCAACTTCCAGAAGCCAAAGCCTGCCAAAGGCAAGGCTGAGGCTCACTTCTCGCTGGTGCACTATGCTGGCACGGTGGACTACAACATCACTGGCTGGCTTGAGAAGAACAAAGACCCTCTGAATGAAACAGTCATTGGGTTGTACCAGAAAGCATCTGTGAAGACACTGGCCTTACTCTTTGCCAACTATGGTGGAGCAGATGCAGGTCAGCTTT ACGCTGGTGGTGGCAAGAAGGGTGGCAAGAAGAAGGGTTCTTCTTTCCAGACTGTCTCAGCTCTTTTCCGG GAGAATTTAAACAAGCTTATGACAAATCTACGGAGCACTCACCCTCATTTTGTACGATGCATCAtcccaaatgaaacaaaaacaccGG GTGCCATGGAACATGAGCTGGTGCTGCATCAGCTGCGCTGTAACGGTGTGCTGGAAGGCATCAGAATTTGCAGGAAAGGATTTCCCAGCAGAGTCCTATATGCTGACTTCAAACAGAG ATACAGAGTGCTTAATGCAAGTGCTATTCCAGATGGTCAGTTCATGGACAGCAAGAAGGCTTCAGAGAAGCTTCTTGGTTCCATTGATGTGGACCACACACAGTACAGATTTGGTCACACCAAG GTGTTCTTCAAAGCCGGGCTGATAGGTCTGCTTGAGGAGATGAGAGATGAGAAACTAGCAGAAATTATGACCATGACACAAGCCAGATGCAGGGGCTTcctcatgagagtggagtacCGGAAAATGGTGGAGAGAAG AGAATCCATCTTCTGTATCCAGTACAATGTTCGTTCATTCATGAATGTGAAGCACTGGCCTTGGATGAAACTGTTCTTTAAGATCAAGCCCTTGCTGAAGAGTGCAGAATCTGAGAAGGAGATGGCCAACATGAAACAAGAGTTTGAGAAAACCAAGGAAGAACTTGCAAAGTCTgaggcaaagaggaaggaactggaggagaaaatggtggccctgctgcaggagaaaaatgacctGCAGCTCCAAGTACAGGCG GAAGCAGACAGCTTGGCTGATGCTGAGGAGAGATGTGACCAGctcatcaaaaccaaaatccagcTGGAAGCCAAAATTAAGGAGGTGACTGAAAGggctgaggatgaggaggaaatTAATGCTGAGCTGACAGCCAAGAAGAGGAAACTGGAGGATGAATGTTCGGAGCTGAAGAAAGATATTGATGACCTTGAGTTAACGTTGGCCaaagtggagaaggaaaagcatgcCACTGAAAACAAG GTGAAAAACCTCACAGAGGAAATGGCAGCCCTAGACGAGACCATTGCCAAGCtgacaaaagagaagaaagcccTCCAAGAAGCCCATCAGCAGACGCTGGATGACCTGCAAGTAGAGGAAGACAAAGTCAATACTCTGACCAAGGCTAAGACCAAGCTGGAGCAACAAGTGGATGAT CTGGAAGGGTCCCTGGagcaagagaagaaactgcGCATGGACCTTGAGAGAGCTAAGAGGAAACTCGAAGGAGACCTGAAGCTGGCCCAGGACAACATCATGGATTTGGAAAATGATAAGCAGCAGCTggatgagaaactgaagaa gaaagaCTTTGAAATCAGCCAGATCCAGAGCAAAATTGAAGATGAGCAAGCCCTGGGCATGCAATTACAGAAGAAGATCAAGGAGCTGCAG GCCCGTATTGAGGAACTGGAGGAAGAAATTGAGGCAGAGAGAACCTCTCGggcaaaagcagagaagcatcGGTCTGACCTCTcgagggagctggaggagatCAGCGAGCGCCTGGAGGAAGCAGGCGGGGCTACAGCAGCTCAGGTTGAGATGAACAAGAAGCGTGAGGCCGAGTTCCAGAAGATGCGTCGTGACCTCGAAGAGGCCACGCTGCAGCATGAAGCCACGGCTGCTGCCCTGCGGAAGAAGCACGCGGACAGCACCGCTGAGCTTGGGGAGCAGATCGACAACCTGCAGCGAgtgaagcagaagctggagaaggagaagagtgAACTGAAGATGGAGATTGATGACTTGGCCAGTAACATGGAGTCCGTCTCCAAAGCCAAG GCAAATCTGGAGAAGATGTGCCGCACCCTGGAAGACCAGCTGAGTGAGCTTAAAACTAAGGAGGAGCAGAATCAGCGCATGATCAATGACCTCAATACTCAAAGAGCTCGTCTGCAGACAGAGTCGG GTGAATATTCACGCCAAGTGGAGGAAAAAGATGCTCTGATTTCTCAGCTGTCCAGGGGCAAGCAAGCATTTACCCAACAGATTGAGGAACTCAAGAGACATCTAGAGGAAGAAATTAAG GCCAAGAACGCGCTGGCCCACGCCTTGCAGTCTGCTCGCCACGACTGTGACTTGCTCCGGGAGCAAtatgaggaggagcaggaagccAAGGGCGAGCTGCAGCGCGCCCTGTCCAAGGCCAACAGCGAAGTGGCCCAGTGGAGAACCAAATACGAGACGGACGCTATTCAGCGCAcggaggagctggaggaggccAA GAAGAAGCTGGCACAGCGCCTGCAGGATGCAGAGGAACATGTTGAAGCTGTCAATGCCAAATGTGCCTccctggaaaagacaaagcagaggctgcagaatGAAGTGGAGGACCTGATGATTGACGTGGAGAGATCAAatgctgcctgtgcagctctggATAAGAAGCAGAAGAACTTTGACAAG ATCCTGGCAGAATGGAAGCAGAAGTATGAGGAAACACAGGCTGAACTAGAAGCCTCCCAGAAGGAGGCTCGCTCTCTCAGCACGGAGCTGTTTAAGATGAAGAATGCCTATGAGGAGTCCTTGGACCACCTGGAAACGCTGAAGCGTGAGAACAAGAACTTGCAGC AGGAGATTTCTGACCTCACGGAGCAGAttgcagagggaggaaaagcgATTCATGAGCTGGAGAAAGTCAAGAAGCAGATTGAGCAGGAGAAATCTGAGCTCCAAGCCTCCCTGGAGGAAGCTGAG GCCTCCCTAGAACATGAAGAGGGCAAGATCCTGCGCCTCCAACTTGAGCTCAACCAGGTCAAGTCTGAGATTGACAGGAAGATAGcagagaaagatgaggagaTTGACCAGATGAAGAGAAACCACCTCAGAATTGTGGAGTCCATGCAGAGCACCCTGGATGCTGAGATCAGGAGCAGGAATGAAGCCCTGCGGCTGAAGAAGAAGATGGAGGGAGACCTGAATGAAATGGAGATCCAGCTCAACCATGCCAACCGTGTGGCTGCCGAGGCACAGAAGAACCTGAGAAACACGCAGGGAGTGCTCAAG GATACCCAGATACACTTGGACGATGCTCTGAGGACACAGGAGGACCTGAAGGAGCAGGTGGCCATGGTGGAGCGTAGAGCAAACCTGTTGCAGGCTGAAGTTGAGGAGCTACGGGCAGCCCTGGAGCAGACGGAGCGGTCCAGGAAATTGGCCGAGCAGGAGCTTCTGGATGCCACTGAACGTGTGCAGCTCCTCCACACCCAG AACACCAGCTTGATCAACACCAAGAAGAAGCTGGAGACAGACATCGTGCAAATTCAGGGTGAGATGGAAGATACCATCCAGGAAGCCCGCAATGCTGAAGAGAAGGCCAAGAAGGCCATCACAGAT GCGGCCATGATggcagaagagctgaagaagGAGCAGGACACCAGCGCCCACCTGGAGAGGATGAAGAAGAACCTGGACCAGACGGTGAAGGACCTGCAGCTCCGTCTGGATGAGGCTGAGCAGTTGGCACTGAAGGGAGGCAAGAAGCAAATCCAGAAGCTGGAGGCCAGA GTGCGGGAGCTGGAAGGGGAGGTTGATGCTGAGCAGAAGCGCAGCGCTGAAGCCGTGAAGGGTGTGCGCAAGTACGAGAGGAGGGTGAAGGAGCTGACCTACCAG TCTGAGGAAGACCGGAAGAATATTCTCAGGCTCCAGGATCTGGTGGACAAGCTGCAAATGAAAGTGAAATCCTACAAGAGACAAGCAGAGGAGGCT GAGGAGCTGTCCAATGTCAACCTCTCCAAGTTCCGAAAGATCCAGCACGAGCTGGAGGAAGCTGAGGAGCGGGCAGATATTGCAGAGTCCCAGGTCAACAAGCTCCGAGTCAAGAGCCGGGAGTTTCATGGCAAGAAGATAGAAGAGGAAGAGTGA